From one Rosa rugosa chromosome 4, drRosRugo1.1, whole genome shotgun sequence genomic stretch:
- the LOC133742835 gene encoding uncharacterized protein LOC133742835: protein MGVQTITRAKRKAKRMNEGHYIDQYNNLAAYMKELLRSNPGSTVEIKTCMDGDIRRFQRMYICFAACKNGWKNGYRPIIGLDGCHIKGHHPGQLLAAVGIDSNNGMFPIAYAIAEKRDSSYTFITYKQKGLGNAIAGWFPNAEHRHCVRHMYNNFKAKHPGEGLKQLVWNAARSSTVVWFNKHMADLRELSEGAWSWFQDKNLAQWSRAYLKMSLAILPARDKPILTMLEKIRMDMMVRQSNRRVACERWKDLVGPRIKKIIDKIGQRATEYRAHRAGEFIFQITGCGEHGSKHAVDLGLHTCTCKRWQLSGLPCVHAVCALRFKK from the exons ATGGGTGTTCAAACCATAACAAGAGCAAAGAGAAAAGCAAAAAGAATGAATGAAGGCCACTACATAGATCAGTACAACAACCTTGCTGCTTACATGAAGGAATTATTGAGAAGTAATCCGGGTTCAACTGTGGAGATCAAGACTTGTATGGATGGTGACATAAGGAGATTTCAGAGGATGTACATTTGTTTTGCAGCATGCAAGAATGGGTGGAAGAATGGCTACAGGCCTATAATTGGTTTGGATGGgtgtcacataaaagggcaccaTCCTGGACAGCTATTGGCAGCAGTTGGCATAGATTCAAACAATGGGATGTTTCCAATTGCATATGCCATTGCTGAG AAAAGGGATAGCAGCTACACATTCATCACATATAAGCAAAAAGGGCTGGGAAATGCAATTGCAG GTTGGTTTCCAAATGCTGAACACAGACACTGTGTTAGGCATATGTATAACAATTTCAAGGCCAAGCATCCAGGGGAGGGGCTAAAACAATTGGTTTGGAATGCAGCAAGATCAAGCACTGTGGTGTGGTTCAACAAGCATATGGCTGATCTAAGGGAGCTAAGTGAGGGAGCTTGGTCTTGGTTTCAGGACAAGAATCTAGCACAATGGTCTAGGGCTTACTTAAAGATGAGTCTAG CCATTCTGCCAGCTAGAGATAAGCCTATCCTAACAATGTTAGAAAAGATTAGAATGGATATGATggtgaggcaatcaaatagaaGAGTGGCTTGTGAAAGGTGGAAGGATTTGGTTGGACCAAGAATCAAGAAGATCATTGACAAGATTGGTCAGAGAGCAACTGAATACAGAGCACATAGAGCTGGGGAGTTCATATTTCAGATCACTGGCTGTGGAGAGCATGGCAGCAAGCATGCTGTAGATCTGGGCCTCCATACTTGCACCTGTAAGAGGTGGCAGCTGAGTGGGCTACCCTGTGTTCATGCCGTCTGTGCATTAAGGTTCAAGAAATAG